Proteins encoded by one window of Lathyrus oleraceus cultivar Zhongwan6 chromosome 1, CAAS_Psat_ZW6_1.0, whole genome shotgun sequence:
- the LOC127136267 gene encoding uncharacterized protein LOC127136267 produces MQFDVENMEISDSRRNSFSELENINTQFTNGDANCDHISYKGDCGEPRILNHEKESFHELSSDAPGMFDACSESSDHSIGIIPTFTNKPSIVSLKNVLVGAISILTQLNKTSKTTDNQSLSSSSDVLFLGIGENGDTVIDSSVYTPSAPPPPVGIDYGAYKEVLEAEPPEWLPDSSSSGCMKCSALFTVLTRGRHHCRFCGGIFCRVCTKGKCLLPVGFRERNPQRVCDACYEKLVPVQGFLIDTVSNAVQVAKHDVMDWTCSRGWLNLPIGLSMEDEIYKSSNTLRSYCKVARSNPERSIPLAILTEAKGLAILTIAKAGALLSYKLGTGLVVSRRSDGSWSAPSAIFSLGLGWGAQIGGELVDFIIVLRDIKAVRTFCSRVHFSIGAGFSAAAGPIGRVLEADIRAGDRGSAMCYTYSCSKGAFAGVSLEGNIVATRMDTNLRFYGSSYLTTSDILLGMVDKPEAAEPLYVSLQDLYSSLRH; encoded by the exons ATGCAATTTGATGTTGAAAATATGGAAATTTCTGATAGCAGAAGAAATTCATTCTCAGAGCTAGAAAACATAAACACCCAATTCACAAATGGTGATGCTAATTGTGATCATATCAGTTATAAAGGTGATTGTGGTGAACCCAGAATTTTAAATCATGAAAAAGAGTCTTTTCATGAATTATCTTCTGATGCACCAGGCATGTTTGATGCTTGTTCTGAATCAAGTGATCATTCAATTGGTATTATACCCACTTTTACAAACAAGCCTTCTATTGTTAGCTTAAAGAATGTGCTTGTTGGGGCAATTTCTATTTTGACTCAACTAAACAAAACATCGAAAACCACTGATAATCAGTCCCTGTCTAGTAGTTCTGATGTATTGTTCCTTGGCATTGGAGAGAATGGTGATACTGTCATTGACTCCTCCGTGTATACGCCAAGTGCTCCCCCTCCTCCGGTTGGGATTGATTATGGTGCCTATAAAGAGGTGCTAGAAGCTGAACCGCCGGAGTGGCTACCTGATAGTTCTAGTTCTGGTTGCATGAAGTGTAGTGCTCTATTTACCGTGCTTACTCGTGGAAGGCATCATTGCCGGTTTTGTGGTGGTATTTTCTGCCGGGTGTGTACAAAGGGGAAGTGTTTGTTGCCGGTTGGCTTTAGGGAAAGGAATCCGCAGAGGGTTTGTGATGCTTGCTATGAGAAGCTTGTTCCTGTGCAAGGTTTTCTTATCGATACTGTTAGTAATGCTGTGCAGGTTGCAAAGCATGATGTAATGGATTGGACTTGTTCTAGAGGGTGGCTTAATCTTCCTATTGGTTTGTCTATGGAGGATGAGATATACAAATCATCTAATACTTTGAGAAGCTACTGCAAG GTGGCCAGATCCAATCCTGAGAGGTCAATCCCTTTAGCCATTCTTACCGAAGCGAAAGGGCTTGCAATTTTAACCATTGCGAAAGCCGGTGCATTGCTCTCTTACAAACTGGGTACTGGTTTGGTTGTTTCTAGAAGGTCAGATGGATCTTGGTCAGCACCATCAGCAATATTCTCCCTAGGTTTAGGATGGGGTGCTCAG ATTGGTGGTGAACTTGTGGACTTTATAATTGTGCTTCGCGATATCAAGGCTGTGAGGACATTTTGCAGTCGCGTGCATTTTTCTATTGGTGCTGGTTTTAGTGCTGCTGCAGGGCCTATTGGAAGAGTGCTTGAAGCAGATATTCGTGCTGGTGACAGAGGTTCTGCCATGTGTTATACTTATAGTTGCAGTAAAG GTGCATTTGCGGGTGTGTCATTGGAGGGAAATATAGTTGCAACCAGGATGGATACCAATCTGCGCTTTTACGGCAGTTCTTATCTCACAACATCTGACATTCTTTTAGGGATGGTGGACAAGCCGGAGGCTGCCGAGCCATTGTATGTCTCTCTTCAAGACTTGTATTCCAGTCTACGCCACTAG